One Ilumatobacter coccineus YM16-304 genomic window, GCGTGCGCCGACTCGGGAGATCGAGAAGGCGATGTGGGCGCTCGGCCATCAGACCGTCGTCGGCATCGACGAGGTCGGTCGAGGTGCCTGGGCCGGCCCGCTCATGGTCGGCGCCGCCGTACTGCCTCGCGACACGAGGGTCAACGGAGTGCGCGATTCGAAGCTGCTGAACGAGCGCGAGCGGGAGTTCTTGTTCGACCGGATCACCGACTGGTGCGACGCGTGGGCGGTCGGTGGCGCCTCACAGGACGAGTGCGATCGCCTCGGCATGTCCGCGGCCCAGAAGCTGGCGGCGCGACGAGCGATCGAGGGCTTGGGCCTGGTGCCCGACGTGGCCGTCACCGACGGCAAGTGGGACTTCGTGTCACCGTCGGTCGCCAACGTCGAACTCGAGGTCAAGGCCGATCTGCGTTGTCTGAGCGTCGCTGCGGCGAGCATCCTGGCGAAGGT contains:
- a CDS encoding ribonuclease HII encodes the protein MASKKRAPTREIEKAMWALGHQTVVGIDEVGRGAWAGPLMVGAAVLPRDTRVNGVRDSKLLNEREREFLFDRITDWCDAWAVGGASQDECDRLGMSAAQKLAARRAIEGLGLVPDVAVTDGKWDFVSPSVANVELEVKADLRCLSVAAASILAKVTRDRIMRAEAEHYPHWSFDTNKGYPCPVHKAAILGYGPSSIHRRSWVFMENYNPWTAIRRTPPAGQTSLF